One region of Juglans regia cultivar Chandler chromosome 4, Walnut 2.0, whole genome shotgun sequence genomic DNA includes:
- the LOC109009357 gene encoding probable glutathione S-transferase, protein MADDDQVILLDFWASMFGLRVRIALAEKEIKYEYRNEDLKNKSDLLLKMNPVHKKIPVLIHNGKPVCESLIIVQYIDEVWKDRSPLMPFDPYERAQARFWADFIDKKVYMPTRRIRTTKGEEQEAAKKEVFEIFEILEGELGDKPYFQGEAFGFVDISLITFSCWFHTLETFGNFSMEVEFPKIIAWTKRCMQRESVAKSLPDPKKILELAMERRKELGLD, encoded by the exons ATGGCGGATGATGATCAGGTGATTCTGCTGGATTTCTGGGCCAGCATGTTTGGGTTGAGAGTCAGGATCGCCTTAGCTGAGAAGGAGATCAAGTATGAGTACAGGAACGAGGACTTGAAGAACAAGAGCGATCTGCTTCTCAAGATGAACCCAGTTCATAAGAAAATTCCAGTTTTAATCCACAACGGGAAACCGGTTTGTGAATCTCTCATCATTGTTCAATATATAGATGAGGTTTGGAAGGATAGGTCTCCATTGATGCCCTTTGATCCTTATGAGAGAGCTCAAGCTAGATTTTGGGCTGATTTTATCGATAAGAAG GTGTATATGCCCACAAGGAGAATACGGACCACAAAAGGAGAAGAGCAGGAAGCAGCAAAGAAAGAGGTCTTTGAGATCTTCGAGATATTAGAGGGAGAGCTGGGAGACAAGCCTTATTTTCAGGGTGAAGCATTTGGGTTTGTAGACATTTCTCTCATTACTTTCTCCTGCTGGTTCCATACCTTGGAGACGTTTGGTAACTTTAGCATGGAGGTAGAGTTCCCGAAGATAATTGCATGGACAAAGAGGTGCATGCAGAGGGAGAGTGTCGCCAAGAGTCTTCCTGATCCGAAGAAGATCTTGGAGCTTGCCATGGAGCGTAGGAAGGAGCTTGGCTTGGATTAG